The Bdellovibrio sp. NC01 genome includes the window ACCATGATAGCCAAAGTTACGCAGGTAATGAAAATCGGTCTGTTAATGGAAATCTTAGGTAAACTCATGACTATTTCCCTCCTTCTGGAGAGGCTTGGTAAAGTTTAAGCTGTGTTTGTAAGCCCAAAATATTTGCCGCTGATTTAACTTTAGAAAGAGCAGCTTGTGAGTAATCTTGTTCAAACAATAATACTTGGTAAGTCGTTGTGCGACCTTGACGAAGACGAGATCTTTCAACATCAAGTTTCGTTTTTTGTGCTTGTTCAATTTTGCCAAGCAATTTCAAATTGTCGCGAGCATCACTCAAGTTGCGAGTTAAATTGATCCAGTCTTGCTCTTGTGAATACAAAGCGTATTGACGGTTGTATTCAGCAGCTCTTTCAGCTCTCAAAGCACCGGCTTTCGCGTCTGAAGTTGCAGAAAAATTCAAAGGCACATTGAAACGAACACCCACATAGCTTGTGTCAGTATCTGTGTAGCCTGCATTTTTCATAGCTTCTGTTTGATCTTTATCGCGACCATTCAATGCGTATGTACCGTAAACATCCAAAGTTGGTTTGTTACGTTCATTCACAAGTTGCGAAGAAGCTTTCGCTGTTGCCAACTGCGCTTCTGTCGCTTTCACGTCAAATCTGTCGCCAGGACGTTTTGTCGGAATTGCGATGTTTTCAAGAGCCGCATAGTTCACAGGATCCAAAGACTCAACCGGAGCATACGCCTCTTTATTTAGATATGTATTGAATGCACGCAAAGCTTCTTGTTGTTCGTTACGAGCCA containing:
- a CDS encoding TolC family protein, which codes for MSALSLNEYLDQVQKDSSSYKGTSEQAEGATLKSREADLFFTPQLFAEAQVGHDGKPSQPKTSDRIKSENYSLGLSEQFNFGLQTKLYYNLSKTEFVNANTTMISLPEYWDATPKLELSMPLWGGGFGRTARANQDITRQQNLADAYGSSANSVGYLANAEAAYWKLSAWKDVVSIQETALKAANNILDYVSRKKKMNLGEDADVVQARALVESRTLELQVARNEQQEALRAFNTYLNKEAYAPVESLDPVNYAALENIAIPTKRPGDRFDVKATEAQLATAKASSQLVNERNKPTLDVYGTYALNGRDKDQTEAMKNAGYTDTDTSYVGVRFNVPLNFSATSDAKAGALRAERAAEYNRQYALYSQEQDWINLTRNLSDARDNLKLLGKIEQAQKTKLDVERSRLRQGRTTTYQVLLFEQDYSQAALSKVKSAANILGLQTQLKLYQASPEGGK